The proteins below are encoded in one region of Fimbriimonadaceae bacterium:
- a CDS encoding nitroreductase family protein: protein MKPTFPETAGEAWVKRYGSPAPEGLPDLAPFLSHRSVRRFAAREVPEVVVAALVAAAQSASTSSNLQLWSVVSIQDPERRERVAKLCADQVQVREAGWFFAFLADHYRIRRAASAVGEATEGSDYNEFFTMAVIDAALATERLLCAAESIGLAGCYIGALRNDPEGIAAELGLPSGTAGLFGLCLGYPAEPLTAEIKPRLAQESIWFRETYDQEVAVADYDERMGAFYREQNMKGDVTWSMRSGRRMDEAHVGTRKALKPFLQRQGFDRR from the coding sequence GTGAAGCCGACTTTCCCGGAGACGGCCGGGGAAGCATGGGTGAAGCGGTATGGCTCTCCGGCCCCGGAAGGGTTGCCGGACCTGGCCCCCTTCTTGAGCCACCGGTCTGTCCGACGCTTCGCGGCCCGCGAGGTTCCCGAGGTGGTTGTGGCCGCGTTGGTGGCGGCGGCGCAAAGCGCATCCACCAGCAGCAACCTGCAGCTTTGGTCGGTCGTCTCGATCCAAGACCCTGAACGGCGCGAACGAGTCGCGAAACTATGCGCCGACCAGGTCCAGGTCCGCGAAGCGGGATGGTTCTTCGCGTTCCTCGCCGACCACTATCGGATCCGGCGCGCGGCCTCTGCGGTAGGCGAGGCGACCGAAGGGTCGGACTACAACGAGTTCTTCACGATGGCGGTGATCGACGCGGCCCTGGCCACGGAGCGGCTGCTCTGCGCGGCCGAATCGATCGGCCTGGCCGGGTGCTACATCGGGGCATTGCGCAACGACCCGGAGGGCATCGCCGCAGAACTCGGCTTGCCGAGCGGGACGGCGGGTCTTTTCGGGCTCTGCCTGGGATACCCCGCCGAGCCCCTCACTGCTGAGATCAAGCCGCGCCTCGCCCAAGAGTCGATCTGGTTCCGCGAAACGTACGACCAAGAGGTCGCAGTCGCGGACTATGACGAGAGGATGGGCGCCTTCTACCGCGAGCAGAACATGAAGGGCGACGTCACCTGGTCCATGCGGAGCGGACGCCGCATGGACGAAGCGCATGTCGGGACGCGCAAGGCGCTGAAGCCGTTCCTCCAGCGCCAAGGCTTCGACCGGCGCTAA
- a CDS encoding thioredoxin fold domain-containing protein, with protein MSRALFLVAALVLAFGCASNPETSDAKSAQLGEPVTSTFGEKPEAAPEGTVSGGAATSSEKNAAEAQKSPEGDKPVAKAEGGATKTQPAGTAEKGKPVHALIKTAPTMEAALKQVSSDGVVLLKFEADWCAPCQLMKREAFQDQEVVDRLKNTVVVLIDADDEKNNEVQQKFQVANLPTLVFLDKSGHEFARMLGYNDLSWFRSELIKAMAKKGA; from the coding sequence ATGTCCCGTGCCCTCTTCCTCGTCGCCGCCCTGGTGCTCGCCTTCGGTTGCGCCAGCAACCCGGAGACGAGCGACGCGAAAAGCGCCCAATTGGGCGAGCCCGTGACGTCCACGTTCGGCGAGAAGCCTGAGGCCGCGCCGGAGGGGACTGTGTCGGGCGGGGCTGCGACCTCCTCAGAAAAGAATGCGGCCGAGGCACAGAAATCGCCGGAAGGGGACAAGCCGGTCGCGAAAGCCGAGGGGGGCGCGACCAAGACCCAGCCGGCAGGAACGGCCGAGAAAGGCAAGCCGGTCCACGCACTGATCAAGACGGCCCCGACCATGGAGGCCGCTCTCAAGCAGGTTTCCTCCGACGGCGTGGTGTTGCTCAAGTTCGAGGCGGACTGGTGCGCACCCTGCCAGTTGATGAAGCGCGAGGCGTTCCAGGACCAGGAAGTCGTAGACCGGTTGAAGAACACCGTCGTCGTCCTCATTGACGCTGACGACGAAAAGAACAACGAGGTGCAGCAGAAGTTCCAGGTTGCGAACCTGCCGACCTTGGTCTTCTTGGACAAGTCCGGCCACGAGTTCGCCCGCATGTTAGGCTATAACGACCTTTCCTGGTTCCGTTCCGAGCTCATCAAGGCGATGGCCAAGAAGGGCGCGTGA